Proteins from a single region of Palaemon carinicauda isolate YSFRI2023 chromosome 1, ASM3689809v2, whole genome shotgun sequence:
- the LOC137620865 gene encoding uncharacterized protein, with product MKAERDAEDENSTNHSREEFHQIKDDGKREGNGSKTRRRRRERKACRTKEMEARREVEEEREEARRAKEREAEREEKEREEAREIARHAREMEAREIARQEKKREDRKKNLEEARQARKLELLNAHARSAEEAPDEFFDHFETVTSMMEWPEDKWSVLFQSVLLGKGCSTYLSLSQAQRNEY from the coding sequence atgaaagcagaaagggatgctGAGGATGAAAATTCGACGAATCACAGcagagaagaatttcatcaaattaaagatgatggcaagagagaaggaaatggaagcaagacgagaagaagaagaagagagagaaaagcaTGTCGcacgaaggaaatggaagcaagacgagaagtagaagaagagagggaagaagCACGACGTGCAAAGGAACgagaggcagaacgagaagaaaaagaaagggaagaagccagagagattgcaagacatgcgagggaaatggaagcaagggaaatagcaagacaagaaaaaaagagagaagacaggaagaaaaactTAGAAGAAGCGAGACAAGCAAggaaattggaactgttgaatgctcatgcaCGGTCGGCAGAAGAGGCTCctgatgaattcttcgatcattttgaaacggtcacatcgatgatggaatggccagaagataaatggtctgtgttatttcaAAGTGTATTGCTTGGGAAAGGTTGCAGTACTTACCTGTCCTTATCTCAGGCTCAGAGGAATGAGTattaa